The following coding sequences are from one Paenibacillus sp. FSL R5-0912 window:
- the galE gene encoding UDP-glucose 4-epimerase GalE, with protein sequence MAILVTGGAGYIGSHTVAELLDRGEEVVVIDNLLTGHREALLGGKLYEGDLRDKELLAKLFSENKIEAVIHFAASSLVGESMKDPVKYYDNNVYGTQCLLEAMQHAGVDKIVFSSTAATYGEPEKVPIEETDRTEPANVYGETKLTMERMMAWFDKVLGIKYVALRYFNAAGAHASGKIGEDHRPESHLIPLVLQAALKQRENIAVFGEDYPTEDGTCVRDYIHVSDLADAHVRAVTYLRSGSASNIFNLGNGLGFSVKQVIETAKKVTGLDIPVVIQERRAGDPAVLVASSAKARTILGWDPQHADLEGIIQSAWNWHSANPEGYGV encoded by the coding sequence ATGGCGATTCTGGTAACGGGCGGAGCAGGATATATCGGTTCCCACACAGTAGCAGAGCTGCTGGACCGCGGGGAAGAGGTCGTAGTTATCGACAATCTGCTGACAGGGCACCGCGAGGCGCTGCTGGGCGGCAAGCTGTATGAGGGAGATCTGCGCGACAAGGAACTGCTGGCCAAGCTTTTCTCCGAGAACAAGATTGAAGCGGTAATCCATTTCGCAGCGAGTTCTCTGGTAGGCGAGAGCATGAAGGATCCGGTAAAATATTACGACAACAACGTGTACGGTACACAGTGTCTTCTCGAAGCGATGCAGCATGCCGGAGTGGATAAAATCGTCTTCTCCTCCACAGCCGCAACCTACGGCGAACCGGAAAAGGTGCCGATTGAAGAAACGGACCGCACTGAACCTGCGAATGTTTATGGGGAGACCAAGCTGACCATGGAGCGCATGATGGCCTGGTTCGACAAGGTGCTCGGCATCAAATACGTAGCGCTGCGCTACTTCAATGCTGCAGGTGCACATGCCAGCGGCAAAATCGGTGAAGACCACCGTCCGGAGAGTCACCTGATTCCGCTGGTGCTCCAGGCTGCACTCAAGCAGCGGGAGAACATCGCGGTCTTCGGCGAAGACTACCCGACAGAAGACGGAACCTGCGTACGAGACTATATCCATGTCAGCGATCTGGCGGATGCGCATGTCCGTGCGGTAACCTACCTGCGCAGCGGCAGTGCAAGCAATATCTTCAACCTGGGCAACGGCCTTGGTTTCTCAGTGAAGCAGGTGATTGAGACTGCGAAGAAGGTAACCGGCCTGGACATCCCGGTTGTAATCCAGGAGCGCCGCGCCGGTGATCCGGCAGTACTGGTCGCTTCTTCGGCCAAAGCCCGGACGATCCTGGGCTGGGACCCGCAGCATGCCGATCTGGAAGGCATCATCCAAAGCGCCTGGAACTGGCACTCCGCGAACCCGGAAGGGTATGGCGTCTAA
- a CDS encoding AraC family transcriptional regulator, protein MEHTYSVGSNPVYFDQQPLHVLFAGESQTLPLHQAGPKIYDYYLLHYIESGSGVFRTEQRKYELGTGDCFLIHPAQLVSYISDQQQPWRYRWAAFTGAEAEQLALQAGFSPEKPVLTSAEGSVIPGALAGMMSAFYGGKESAHLTSLGYLYLIVGEASGLLISSSRLPGAESQVKRTVKQMINYMASQYAHPVSIEQMCGSLGYNRAYLSRIFKQETGLSPVTYLLKLRIEKSRQLLRERPELSVEQVASSVGLTDALYFSRQFKRFCAQSPSTYRQATANPGEK, encoded by the coding sequence TTGGAACATACCTATTCCGTAGGATCAAATCCCGTGTATTTCGATCAGCAGCCTCTGCATGTGCTGTTCGCCGGGGAGAGCCAGACGCTTCCGCTGCATCAGGCCGGCCCCAAGATCTACGATTATTATCTGCTTCACTACATTGAGTCCGGCTCCGGTGTATTCCGGACCGAGCAGCGCAAGTATGAACTGGGAACGGGAGACTGCTTCCTGATCCACCCGGCCCAGCTGGTCAGCTACATCTCCGATCAGCAGCAGCCCTGGCGGTACCGCTGGGCCGCCTTCACCGGAGCGGAGGCGGAGCAGCTCGCCTTGCAGGCCGGATTCTCCCCGGAGAAGCCGGTCCTGACCTCGGCTGAGGGCAGTGTGATCCCGGGCGCACTCGCAGGGATGATGTCCGCCTTCTATGGGGGTAAGGAGAGCGCGCATCTGACCTCGCTCGGCTATCTTTACCTGATTGTCGGCGAAGCATCCGGTCTGCTGATCTCCTCGTCACGGTTGCCCGGGGCAGAATCGCAGGTCAAACGCACGGTGAAGCAAATGATCAACTATATGGCTTCCCAATATGCCCATCCGGTCTCCATTGAACAGATGTGCGGCAGCCTGGGCTATAACCGCGCTTATCTGTCACGCATCTTCAAGCAGGAGACCGGCCTCTCGCCGGTTACCTATCTGCTGAAGCTGCGCATCGAGAAGTCCCGCCAGCTGCTGCGTGAACGCCCCGAGCTATCGGTAGAGCAGGTCGCATCCTCCGTCGGCCTGACCGATGCCCTGTACTTCTCCCGGCAGTTCAAACGCTTTTGTGCCCAGTCCCCCAGCACTTACCGGCAGGCGACTGCCAATCCCGGGGAGAAATAG
- a CDS encoding alpha/beta hydrolase has product MRKSSTKRNVLIGIVLILLVAGVFIWKYLTPYQPAERAETALVSAGGITVEQNDNWISFEPSVALGTAVIFYPGALVEAEAYAPLARKIAAAGHPFYIARMPLNLAVIKGNAAEEIIRVHPKQSFVLGGHSLGGVMASRFAAAHADQLEGVFFLASYPDEKGSLKNTTLSVLSVLGTEDKVVDQESYNKGRAYLPGNTVYTAVNGGNHAQFGSYGPQKGDGIATITEEEQQNRTARALLDWIGNLRQSK; this is encoded by the coding sequence TTGAGAAAAAGCAGTACCAAACGCAATGTGCTTATAGGAATTGTATTGATTCTGCTGGTGGCTGGGGTGTTTATATGGAAGTACCTGACTCCGTATCAGCCTGCTGAAAGAGCTGAGACTGCACTTGTCTCTGCCGGGGGAATTACAGTAGAGCAGAATGACAACTGGATCTCGTTCGAGCCGTCGGTTGCACTCGGCACCGCCGTGATCTTTTATCCCGGCGCACTGGTCGAGGCGGAAGCTTATGCTCCGCTTGCCAGGAAAATTGCAGCAGCCGGCCACCCGTTCTATATCGCAAGAATGCCGCTTAACCTGGCAGTGATCAAGGGGAATGCTGCCGAAGAGATCATCCGCGTGCATCCGAAGCAGTCCTTTGTGCTTGGCGGGCACTCGCTTGGCGGGGTAATGGCCTCGCGCTTCGCTGCAGCTCATGCCGACCAGCTGGAAGGCGTTTTTTTTCTGGCTTCCTACCCGGATGAGAAAGGCAGTTTAAAGAATACTACGCTGTCCGTATTGTCGGTGCTGGGTACCGAGGACAAGGTGGTTGATCAGGAGAGCTATAATAAAGGCCGCGCCTATCTTCCGGGCAACACGGTATACACGGCGGTCAATGGAGGCAATCATGCCCAGTTCGGTAGCTACGGCCCTCAGAAGGGTGACGGCATAGCCACCATCACAGAGGAAGAGCAGCAGAACCGCACTGCGCGGGCCTTGCTGGATTGGATAGGGAACCTGCGTCAGAGCAAGTGA
- the mgrA gene encoding L-glyceraldehyde 3-phosphate reductase — protein MVYVASDERYEVMRYNRTGRSGLKLPAISLGLWHNFGGIDTYENGREMITRSFDLGITHFDLANNYGPPAGSAEELFGKVLARDLAPYRDELVISTKAGYYMWPGPYGDWGSRKYILSSLDQSLKRLGLDYVDIFYSHRPDPETPMEETMGALDHAVRSGKALYIGLSNYTAEQTEQAIGILKELGTPLLIHQPRYSMLDRWIEGGLQDVLEEHGIGSIAFTPLAQGLLTSKYLNGIPGDSRAAGPSAFLNESRITPEVLRKIHALNQMAVARGQSLAQFALLWTLRGGKVTSALIGASRVSQIEENIAALAHGDFSQEELERIETILGTEDEA, from the coding sequence ATGGTATATGTGGCTAGCGATGAACGGTATGAAGTCATGCGTTATAACCGCACCGGCAGGTCGGGCCTCAAGCTTCCGGCAATTTCACTGGGCCTGTGGCATAATTTCGGCGGCATCGACACTTATGAGAATGGCCGCGAGATGATCACCCGCTCTTTCGATCTCGGAATTACCCATTTCGATCTGGCTAACAACTATGGTCCTCCGGCAGGCTCGGCAGAGGAACTGTTCGGCAAAGTTCTTGCCCGTGATCTCGCTCCCTACCGTGACGAGCTGGTAATCTCCACCAAGGCGGGATATTATATGTGGCCCGGCCCATACGGCGACTGGGGTTCACGCAAATATATTCTGTCCAGCCTGGACCAGAGCCTGAAACGGCTGGGACTGGACTATGTGGATATTTTTTATTCCCACCGTCCAGACCCCGAAACCCCGATGGAAGAAACGATGGGAGCACTGGATCATGCTGTACGTTCAGGTAAAGCGCTCTACATCGGCTTGTCCAACTACACGGCTGAGCAGACAGAGCAGGCAATTGGCATCCTGAAGGAGCTCGGAACACCGCTTCTGATTCATCAGCCGCGGTATTCCATGCTCGACCGCTGGATTGAAGGCGGGCTGCAGGATGTGCTGGAGGAGCATGGCATCGGCAGTATCGCTTTTACCCCGCTGGCTCAGGGCCTGCTGACCAGCAAATACCTGAACGGCATTCCCGGCGATTCCCGGGCCGCCGGGCCATCCGCCTTCCTGAATGAGAGCCGGATTACGCCGGAGGTGCTGCGCAAGATCCACGCGCTCAACCAGATGGCGGTAGCACGCGGCCAGAGCCTGGCCCAGTTCGCGCTCCTCTGGACGCTGCGCGGCGGCAAGGTGACCTCGGCGCTGATCGGCGCCAGCCGTGTAAGCCAGATCGAGGAGAATATCGCTGCTCTGGCGCATGGTGATTTCTCGCAGGAAGAGCTGGAACGGATTGAGACGATCCTTGGAACAGAGGATGAAGCCTGA
- a CDS encoding HAD family hydrolase, which produces MPELHINEISVPCRGILFDKDGTLLDLLATWGSWADLILKGLGSQLAIIGGLPRGGPELASVLGTVHDATGKVTGYDPSGPLSMATAEETIGILAWQLYAAGVPWNEAVTQVNAISKQAMNELRRQRAAVAMPGLHAFLEQCAAASLKLGVVTSDHMATTREHLEWLGISGYFHSVVTRDRVKHGKPAPEMAETACRELGLLPGETVIIGDSNADMQLGKGAGLRLAVGLSPDGTAAHLLDADIVVSGYAQLRVTF; this is translated from the coding sequence ATGCCTGAATTGCATATTAATGAGATATCCGTTCCGTGCAGGGGCATCTTGTTCGACAAGGATGGAACGCTGCTGGATCTGCTTGCCACCTGGGGAAGCTGGGCGGACCTGATTCTGAAGGGGCTGGGCAGCCAGCTGGCAATAATCGGCGGCCTGCCGCGAGGCGGGCCGGAGCTTGCTTCTGTGCTGGGTACGGTTCATGATGCCACCGGCAAGGTGACCGGGTATGACCCCTCCGGACCGCTCTCTATGGCGACCGCTGAAGAAACGATCGGGATTCTGGCCTGGCAGCTGTATGCTGCCGGTGTTCCCTGGAATGAAGCGGTAACGCAGGTGAATGCGATCTCCAAGCAAGCTATGAACGAGCTGCGCCGGCAGAGGGCGGCGGTGGCGATGCCGGGGCTGCATGCTTTTCTGGAGCAGTGTGCGGCCGCTTCCCTGAAACTCGGTGTCGTGACCTCAGACCATATGGCCACTACCCGTGAGCATCTGGAGTGGCTTGGGATTTCCGGGTATTTCCATTCCGTCGTCACCAGAGACAGAGTGAAGCACGGCAAGCCTGCACCGGAGATGGCCGAGACGGCCTGCCGGGAGCTGGGCCTGCTGCCCGGCGAGACGGTCATTATCGGTGACAGCAATGCGGATATGCAGCTGGGCAAGGGTGCCGGACTGCGGCTTGCTGTGGGTCTGTCTCCAGATGGGACCGCAGCCCACCTGCTGGATGCGGATATTGTTGTTTCCGGCTATGCCCAGCTCCGGGTTACATTCTGA
- a CDS encoding acyltransferase family protein yields the protein MIRESSLDTRGETFFLNLRFMLIVTVFVANAIEPLILEMSGLHTLYQWIFSFHMPLFVLVTGYFARKSLQGSAGRKVLLQIGLQYIIFQSLYSALDISFFHVNNIQHSFFAPYLLLWFLASHAFWRLLMLGMSRWSKSAQFAFAIAAGVAVGYLQLDGIWFSISRTFVYLPFFVIGTHFSFGAFVKLYQQYVKTAAAAASLLLLIVMGLAGRGLPMGWLLGSMTYMQLGAHEWYAGVFRLAVYALQFAASLAFLGLVPYGLSRMTDLGRRTLYVFLLHGFIVRAAAVSGLYAYIGNAAGAALLIAGAVSCTVLLAQPAVKRMLNPLVEPSVDWMISLQRAAIRRSL from the coding sequence ATGATCCGGGAAAGCTCGCTCGACACGCGTGGAGAAACGTTTTTTCTTAATTTACGCTTCATGCTTATTGTAACTGTCTTTGTGGCCAATGCGATCGAACCCCTGATTCTTGAAATGAGCGGACTCCACACCCTGTACCAATGGATCTTCAGCTTTCACATGCCGCTGTTTGTGCTCGTGACCGGTTACTTTGCCCGTAAAAGCTTACAGGGCTCAGCCGGCCGTAAGGTGCTGCTGCAGATTGGACTGCAATATATTATTTTTCAGAGCCTCTACTCGGCACTCGACATTTCCTTCTTCCATGTAAATAACATACAGCATTCCTTCTTCGCTCCTTACCTGCTCCTGTGGTTCCTGGCCAGCCACGCCTTCTGGCGTCTGCTCATGCTGGGGATGAGCCGCTGGAGCAAGAGCGCCCAGTTTGCCTTTGCCATAGCCGCAGGTGTGGCTGTAGGTTATCTGCAGCTGGATGGCATCTGGTTCAGCATCAGCCGCACCTTTGTTTACCTGCCCTTTTTCGTCATCGGAACTCATTTCTCCTTCGGAGCTTTCGTTAAGCTGTATCAGCAATATGTCAAAACCGCTGCCGCTGCCGCTTCACTCCTGTTGCTTATCGTGATGGGCTTAGCGGGACGCGGTCTCCCGATGGGCTGGCTGTTGGGCAGTATGACCTATATGCAGCTCGGTGCCCATGAATGGTATGCGGGGGTGTTCCGGCTCGCTGTGTATGCTTTGCAATTTGCCGCTTCCCTGGCGTTCCTGGGCCTGGTCCCTTACGGGTTAAGCCGCATGACAGATTTGGGACGCCGCACCCTCTACGTCTTCCTGCTTCATGGATTTATTGTCCGGGCAGCTGCCGTTTCCGGCCTGTATGCCTATATCGGAAATGCTGCCGGAGCCGCACTGCTGATTGCAGGCGCAGTATCCTGCACGGTGCTGCTGGCCCAGCCCGCTGTCAAACGTATGCTGAACCCGCTGGTTGAGCCGTCTGTAGACTGGATGATCTCGCTCCAGCGCGCCGCCATCAGACGCTCACTTTAG
- a CDS encoding galactokinase, translating into MSVQELNSKFIEKYGESSEEARVFYAPGRVNLIGEHLDYNGGYVFPAALDFGTTLIVRPRTDGKVQFASTNFPYEASIGYSEIGKAKTGEWVDYPVGVMVELAKKDLPVSGGYDLLFHGEIPNGSGLSSSASIEVVTGYAFLTLLGGDTDTVEIALLSQRAENQYVGVNSGIMDQFAVANGKRDQAILLMCDTLEYSLVPFVTGSYKLVIGNTNKKRGLVDSKYNERRSQCEEALAILKQEVPTLSYLAELKPEQFELHQHKITDETVRRRARHVVEENQRVLDSVEVLKNNDLKQFGLYMNDSHVSLRDLYEVSCEELDIMVEEAQRIPGTLGSRMTGAGFGGCTVSLVHEDDVERFITEVGEAYKNRSGLTGEFYVCTIGNGVEELKGVK; encoded by the coding sequence ATGAGCGTACAGGAACTTAACAGTAAATTTATCGAGAAATACGGAGAGAGCAGCGAAGAGGCGCGGGTGTTCTACGCACCAGGCCGTGTGAATCTCATCGGAGAGCATCTGGACTACAACGGCGGTTATGTGTTCCCGGCAGCACTGGACTTTGGAACTACCCTTATCGTGCGTCCGCGTACAGACGGCAAGGTTCAATTCGCATCGACGAATTTCCCTTATGAAGCCTCTATCGGCTACAGCGAAATCGGCAAAGCCAAAACCGGCGAGTGGGTTGACTATCCGGTTGGTGTTATGGTCGAGCTGGCCAAGAAGGACCTTCCGGTATCGGGAGGGTATGACCTCTTGTTCCACGGAGAAATTCCGAACGGCTCGGGCTTATCCTCTTCCGCTTCTATCGAGGTAGTAACAGGTTATGCCTTCCTGACACTGCTTGGTGGAGACACGGATACTGTAGAGATCGCCCTGCTGTCGCAGCGTGCGGAGAACCAGTATGTCGGCGTAAACTCCGGTATCATGGACCAGTTCGCTGTCGCCAATGGCAAACGCGACCAGGCCATCCTGCTGATGTGTGACACTCTGGAATACAGCCTGGTTCCATTTGTGACTGGCTCATATAAGCTGGTTATCGGCAATACGAACAAGAAGCGCGGTCTTGTGGACTCCAAGTACAATGAACGCCGCAGCCAATGCGAGGAGGCTCTGGCTATTTTGAAGCAAGAGGTACCAACCCTGTCTTATCTGGCCGAGCTTAAACCTGAACAATTCGAGCTTCATCAGCATAAAATCACCGACGAAACCGTTAGACGCCGCGCCCGTCATGTGGTGGAAGAGAACCAGCGTGTACTTGACTCGGTTGAAGTCCTGAAGAACAATGACCTGAAGCAATTCGGACTCTATATGAACGATTCCCATGTCTCCCTGCGTGACCTCTATGAAGTCAGCTGCGAAGAGCTGGACATTATGGTTGAAGAAGCGCAGCGTATTCCGGGAACACTCGGCTCGCGTATGACAGGTGCCGGATTCGGTGGATGTACAGTATCTCTGGTACATGAGGATGATGTGGAACGTTTCATTACCGAAGTCGGCGAAGCTTACAAGAATAGATCCGGTCTGACGGGCGAGTTCTATGTATGCACGATCGGCAACGGCGTTGAAGAACTGAAAGGAGTGAAATAA
- a CDS encoding UDP-glucose--hexose-1-phosphate uridylyltransferase yields MQNDNITAAASEKALYAIEQLVLFAQHKELIQPADVDYSRNELLDQFGFSEPYAGEFTEGPLESPQAPLDQLIDYGFETGLIPENTDTYRDLLDAKIMGLLMARPSEVNAEFAAIQAGQGIQAATDRFYKLSIDSNYIRMDRVAKNVYWLQDSPYGDIEMTINLSKPEKSPKEIAMARLLPPPVYPKCQLCRENVGYAGRVNHPPRQNLRVIPLAMNNEKWFFQYSPYVYYNEHCIVFHHDHVPMKLTKDTLKRLLSFVETFPHYFIGSNADLPIVGGSILTHDHFQGGRHTFPIQKAPKEDSFTHAAYPGVSLSIVKWPMSVLRMQGADPAVLLEAGNSIYEAWKTYSDPAADVLAFSEEAGESVPHNTVTPIVRRAEDGGYEMDLVLRNNRTSEEYPEGIFHPHREMHHIKKENIGLIEVMGLAILPGRLKEELDAVAGVLAGDTALLEAVQSQGADHPLAQHASWIAELAGRFGTSLSREEAVKTVQNEVGTKFTHILEHAGVYKRTPEGQAAFRRFVNTSGFN; encoded by the coding sequence ATGCAGAACGATAATATTACGGCTGCAGCCTCTGAGAAGGCATTGTATGCGATTGAGCAGCTGGTCCTGTTCGCGCAGCACAAGGAGCTGATTCAGCCTGCTGACGTTGATTACAGCCGCAATGAACTGCTGGACCAGTTCGGCTTCAGTGAGCCGTATGCCGGTGAATTCACTGAAGGTCCGCTTGAGAGTCCGCAGGCACCGCTGGATCAATTGATCGACTACGGGTTTGAGACCGGGCTGATTCCGGAGAATACGGACACTTACCGCGATCTGCTGGACGCCAAGATCATGGGCCTTCTGATGGCCCGGCCGTCTGAGGTAAATGCGGAGTTCGCCGCGATCCAGGCGGGGCAGGGCATTCAGGCGGCCACTGACCGCTTTTATAAGCTGAGTATTGATTCCAACTATATCCGTATGGACCGGGTGGCCAAGAATGTGTATTGGCTCCAGGATTCGCCGTACGGGGATATCGAGATGACGATCAATCTCTCCAAACCGGAGAAAAGCCCGAAGGAAATCGCCATGGCCCGGCTGCTCCCGCCGCCGGTCTATCCGAAATGCCAGCTCTGCCGCGAGAATGTCGGCTATGCCGGACGGGTCAATCACCCGCCGCGCCAGAATCTGCGAGTGATTCCTCTTGCGATGAACAATGAGAAATGGTTCTTCCAGTACTCGCCGTATGTGTACTATAACGAGCATTGTATCGTGTTCCACCATGATCATGTGCCGATGAAGCTGACGAAGGATACGCTGAAGCGTCTGCTTAGCTTTGTTGAAACCTTCCCGCATTATTTCATCGGCTCGAATGCCGATCTGCCGATTGTCGGCGGCTCCATTCTGACCCATGATCACTTCCAGGGCGGACGCCACACCTTCCCCATCCAGAAGGCGCCCAAAGAGGATAGCTTCACCCATGCTGCATATCCAGGCGTTAGCCTTAGCATTGTGAAATGGCCAATGTCTGTGCTGCGGATGCAGGGGGCAGATCCTGCCGTGCTGCTGGAAGCCGGCAACAGTATCTATGAGGCCTGGAAGACTTACAGCGATCCGGCAGCTGATGTCCTGGCCTTCAGTGAAGAAGCCGGGGAGAGCGTGCCGCATAACACGGTTACACCTATTGTCCGCCGGGCAGAAGACGGCGGCTATGAGATGGATCTGGTGCTGCGCAACAACCGGACCAGCGAAGAATATCCCGAAGGGATTTTCCACCCGCACCGGGAAATGCACCACATCAAGAAGGAGAACATCGGGCTAATTGAGGTTATGGGCCTGGCGATTCTGCCGGGACGCCTCAAGGAAGAGCTCGATGCTGTCGCTGGCGTTCTGGCCGGAGACACCGCGCTGCTGGAAGCGGTCCAGAGCCAGGGCGCTGATCATCCGCTCGCGCAGCATGCCTCCTGGATCGCGGAGCTGGCCGGCCGTTTCGGCACCTCCCTGAGCCGCGAGGAAGCGGTGAAGACGGTGCAGAACGAGGTAGGCACCAAGTTCACGCATATTCTGGAGCATGCGGGAGTCTACAAACGCACACCGGAAGGCCAGGCGGCATTCCGCCGGTTCGTGAACACCAGCGGGTTCAACTAA
- the ilvD gene encoding dihydroxy-acid dehydratase, giving the protein MANKKMRSDMIKKGFDRAPHRSLLRAAGVKEEDFGKPFIAVCNSYLDIVPGHVHLQEFGKIVKEAIREAGGVPFEFNTIGVDDGIAMGHIGMRYSLPSREIIADSVETMVSAHWFDGMVCIPNCDKITPGMMMGALRVNIPTIFVSGGPMKAGVDSKGKKLSLTSVFEGVGAHQVGKINDAELLELEQFGCPTCGSCSGMFTANSMNCLAEAMGLALPGNGTILAVAEERRDFVRKSATQLMELIKLDLKPRDIVTHESLDNAFALDMAMGGSTNTVLHTLALAQEAEIDYPLERINEVANRVPYLAKLAPASDIFIEDVDRAGGVSAVLNELLKKPGAIFGDCMTVTGKTLAENVTGHEIQDTSVIHTIDNPYSPVGGLAVLYGNLAPEGSIIKVGAVDASVGGYHKGPAICFDSQEQALEGIANGKVKEGHVVVIRYEGPKGGPGMPEMLAPTSQIVGMGLGAKVGLITDGRFSGASRGISIGHISPEAAEGGPIAFVEDGDIIELDLKGRKIELLVEEEVLAVRRSGWKGFEPKVKTGYLARYSKLVTNASKGGVLKI; this is encoded by the coding sequence ATGGCAAACAAGAAAATGCGTTCAGACATGATCAAAAAGGGCTTTGACCGCGCTCCACACCGCAGCCTTCTGCGGGCCGCAGGCGTTAAGGAAGAGGATTTCGGCAAGCCGTTTATCGCAGTCTGCAATTCCTATCTCGACATTGTACCGGGTCATGTGCATCTGCAGGAATTCGGCAAAATCGTTAAGGAAGCTATCCGTGAAGCCGGCGGGGTTCCATTCGAATTCAATACCATCGGCGTAGATGACGGTATTGCCATGGGACATATCGGAATGCGCTATTCGCTCCCAAGCCGCGAGATTATTGCCGATTCTGTGGAAACGATGGTTTCCGCTCACTGGTTCGATGGAATGGTGTGCATTCCCAATTGCGATAAAATCACCCCGGGCATGATGATGGGCGCACTGCGCGTCAACATCCCGACGATCTTCGTCAGCGGCGGACCGATGAAGGCCGGCGTAGACAGCAAAGGCAAGAAGCTCTCCCTGACATCCGTGTTCGAAGGCGTTGGCGCCCATCAGGTCGGCAAGATCAATGACGCTGAACTGCTTGAACTGGAACAATTCGGCTGTCCAACCTGCGGATCATGTTCGGGTATGTTCACAGCCAATTCCATGAACTGTCTGGCTGAAGCTATGGGCCTCGCTCTCCCGGGCAACGGCACCATTCTGGCTGTTGCCGAAGAACGCAGAGATTTCGTCCGCAAATCAGCTACACAGCTAATGGAACTGATCAAGCTGGATCTGAAACCGCGTGATATCGTAACCCATGAATCGTTGGACAATGCCTTTGCGCTGGATATGGCTATGGGCGGCTCCACCAACACTGTGCTGCATACCCTGGCACTGGCTCAGGAAGCTGAAATCGACTATCCGCTGGAGCGTATCAATGAAGTAGCCAACCGCGTGCCTTATCTGGCCAAGCTGGCTCCGGCATCCGATATCTTCATCGAGGATGTGGACCGGGCAGGCGGCGTCAGCGCTGTGCTGAACGAGCTGCTGAAGAAGCCGGGTGCCATCTTCGGCGACTGCATGACCGTAACCGGCAAGACTCTGGCCGAGAATGTCACGGGTCATGAGATTCAGGATACGTCAGTTATTCATACAATAGACAACCCTTATTCCCCAGTAGGCGGATTGGCTGTACTCTACGGCAACCTGGCTCCGGAAGGCTCCATCATCAAGGTTGGTGCCGTAGATGCTTCCGTTGGCGGCTACCACAAAGGACCTGCCATCTGCTTCGACTCCCAGGAGCAGGCGCTGGAAGGGATCGCGAACGGCAAGGTCAAAGAAGGCCATGTCGTTGTTATCCGGTATGAAGGTCCGAAGGGCGGACCGGGTATGCCGGAAATGCTGGCACCGACTTCGCAGATCGTCGGTATGGGTCTTGGCGCCAAGGTCGGCCTGATCACCGACGGCCGGTTCTCCGGAGCGTCCCGCGGCATCAGTATCGGCCACATCTCGCCGGAAGCGGCTGAGGGCGGACCGATTGCTTTTGTCGAGGATGGTGACATCATCGAACTGGACCTGAAGGGCCGCAAGATCGAGCTGCTGGTTGAAGAAGAAGTGCTGGCTGTCCGCCGCAGCGGCTGGAAAGGCTTCGAACCGAAGGTGAAGACCGGTTACCTGGCCCGCTACTCCAAGCTGGTTACCAATGCAAGCAAAGGCGGCGTGCTGAAGATCTAA
- a CDS encoding NAD-dependent protein deacylase gives MDQLQLLASWIKDSGNIVFFGGAGTSTESGIPDFRSAAGLYQAQHNSPYPPEVMLSRSFFMSSPDIFFDFYRSKMIHPEAKPNGAHRLLAELEAKGKLKAIITQNIDGLHQLAGSRRVLELHGSIHRNHCMDCNTYYGLEQILEQTAAVPLCPECGGIIKPDVVLYEEALDHDVLVEAVAAIAAADLLLIGGTSLTVQPAASLITYFRGRHTVLLNGDPTPYDHQADLIITDRIGDVMGRIQGLLG, from the coding sequence ATGGATCAATTGCAGCTACTGGCTTCCTGGATCAAAGACAGCGGGAATATTGTTTTTTTTGGCGGCGCCGGAACATCAACGGAGAGCGGCATACCGGATTTTCGTTCGGCGGCCGGTCTATATCAGGCTCAGCATAACTCTCCGTATCCGCCTGAAGTGATGCTGAGCCGCAGCTTTTTCATGTCCTCGCCGGACATTTTTTTTGATTTCTACCGCAGTAAGATGATTCATCCCGAGGCGAAGCCGAACGGGGCCCACCGGCTGCTGGCTGAACTTGAAGCCAAGGGCAAGCTGAAGGCAATCATTACACAGAATATCGACGGTCTGCACCAGCTGGCGGGAAGCCGCCGGGTGCTGGAGCTGCACGGCTCGATTCACCGCAATCACTGCATGGACTGCAATACCTATTACGGTCTGGAGCAGATTCTGGAGCAGACGGCTGCTGTGCCGCTGTGCCCGGAGTGCGGCGGCATCATTAAGCCGGATGTGGTGCTCTATGAGGAAGCGCTCGATCATGATGTGCTGGTCGAAGCAGTGGCGGCGATTGCGGCAGCAGACCTGCTGCTGATTGGCGGCACTTCGCTCACAGTCCAGCCGGCGGCAAGCCTGATCACCTACTTCCGGGGAAGGCATACGGTGCTGCTTAACGGCGATCCGACCCCGTACGACCATCAGGCAGATCTGATCATTACGGACCGGATTGGCGATGTGATGGGCAGAATACAAGGACTGCTCGGATGA